Genomic window (Acidobacteriota bacterium):
GAAAGCGGTTGATGAATACTTCCAGCTGCTCGATCCGCTCTTTTTGCGTTTTGTAAGCGGCCTCGAGTTGTTCTCTGCGTGTGGTTTTTGCCTTTAGATACTGGTCATAGTTGCCAGCATAGAAGTGCATTTGCTTGTTCCAGATTTCGACGATGCGCTTTACCGTGACATCGAGAAAATAGCGATCGTGCGAAATCAGAACATACGCGCAGGGATAGCTGGTGAGATATTCCTCGAGCCAATTGCGGGCTTCGAGATCAAGATGGTTGGTGGGCTCGTCGAGCAGAAGGAGGTTCGGTTTTGAAAGTAGAAGCTTGGCGAGCGCGAGGCGCATCTGCCAGCCGCCGGAAAACTCGTCGGTCAGCCGAGTCCAGTCGTCGCGATGAAAGCCAAGCCCGGTAAGCACTTTGCCGACTTCGGCTTCCAGCGTGTAGCCATCGCGGGCGCGAAATTCATGTTCCAGTTTCTGATAGCGGTCAGCGACATCGGCATAAGCGGCGCTCGTCTGATCGAGTTCCGACATACTTTGCGCCAGAGACTCCATCTCCTTCTCCATGGTGTGGAGTCCTGCGAATACTGACATACATTCTTCGAAAATGGATTTGCCGCTGAGAGTCAGGCCGTCTTGCGGAAGGTATCCGGCGGAAATTCCCTTCGCACGCGAGATGGAGCCATAGTCGAGCGATTCCAGGCCCGCCAGAACTTTCATCACGGTGGATTTGCCGGTGCCGTTCCCGCCGACGAGTCCGATGTGGGACTCCGGCGTGATCAGCCAGTCGGCGTCTTCGAAGAGGAGTTTGTGGCCATAGCGCTTACCGGCGCCGGAAAGTTGAATCATGGGACTGTGGTTATGGTCTCACGAGCGGCAACGAAATGGGCGCGATCCCTCTTACAGTTTTGCAGGCGCGATGGACGACACCATCCACTCGCTGATGGGAAACGCCCGGCGACAATCCAAGCAGTGCGTCATAGGAAACTGGGTCGAACATTGCGGGCAAACGCCGTGCGTCTGGAAGGTGTCGAATGACGCGCCGCACTTGGCGCACTTCCAGAATTCACCGAGGGGCGGCTCGGATTTGCACCAGGGACAGGCGAACCCGTTTCGACGCGGAATCTTTGCCAGCCGCGATAACGCTCGAGCCTGCAGCAGTCCGCCCCAGCAATTCATGAGGACAAAGACCGCTACGACGCCGGTCCAGACCGACTGCATCCAAAACGCCAGGGCCACCATCCCAATCACACCGACAAAGCCAAAGATCGCGGCTACCATCAGGCTGCGCGCGCGTCCCAGGACAAACCAAAGCAGTGAACGAAGAATCTGCCCGCCGTCGAGAGGATAGACAGGCAGCATGTTGAAGATCAGAAGGACCAGGTTGATCCACCAGATGTTGCGCAGCAGCATGTGAGCATTGGGGTTTGCCTGAGACCACCCGGACGATCGCCCAAGCCAGCCCAGGATCGACAGGGTCGGAACCAGCACCACGTTCACGAGCGGCCCGGCGGCGATGCTCCAGAGCGTGGCGCCCGGTCGCGGTGGCGGGTCGACATACGCGACACCGCCGAGAGGCCAGAGCACGATCTGATTGGCCGCGCCTCCTACCTGCCGACAGGCGAGAGCATGGCCAAATTCATGCATGGTCACGATGAGAAACAGCGCGAGGTACTCCAGCACATTCCAGCTAACGGACGAATAGGATCTGCCCCGAGCGTTGATCTCGTAGAAGGCCACTACGAACCAGGACCAATGCAGAAAGACATTTATTCCGGAATAGCTGAAGATGCGGATCGAGCCTTGGCGATTCGGCATGTAGGAGATTTATAACACGCGGTTTCTGGTCGGCAGCGCGATACAACTACTTCTCTGCCAACCTTCGGGGCCGCTGCTTGGCCGAGATCGACCTGATGATCGTGGCGCCGCGGCCAGTCTGCGGCAGAGGATTCTTCGCCTGGGCGACGGCCTCGTTCAGCAGGGCCTGGACTTCTGGTTTGGCGAGCGTGGCCGCGCTTTCCAACCGGAGAAAGCGATTCTGGGTACCGCTGCCTCGCAGAATCCTGAGCGGGTCGGACAACTTTGATCCCCAATAAAAACTAAGGTTGATGCCATGCCCGTCCGCTGCGAGCGAGAACAGGCAGTCTGAAGTGCGTTCTGTGGTGCAATACCCGATCACGAAAAAATTGTAGTTGTCATATACGAGTTCGTTGGCAGTTGGAAATGTCTTGCGCAGCAAACCGCGCGCCGCGCGTATCTGCCTAGCGATCCCGGGATCGAACTTAGCGATGAATCCCACCATCTGCTGGGCGGGTGATGCGGACTGAGCAGCCTTTACGGTCTTCTTCACCATGAGTCTCTGCGGGTCATCTTACAGCACTAGCGCTTTTTCGCCGTCTAGTAGCGGAACAGATACGAGACCTTCACGAAGAATTGCCTTCCATCGTTGATGAAGCTGTCCCGTGTGTGCAACAGGTTTCCATTGGGATCAACGCTGAGGGAGCGATCCAGATTCTGAAGATTGCTGTTGTAGCCCACGTAAACCGCTGTCCCGGGATGAGGCAGATAGGTAAACAGGACATCAGCATTCAGGTTTTTCGTATTCTGCAGAGAGGTCAACGCGGGATTGCTCAGGGTGGCGGTGTACTGTCCGATGACACGCAACGAAAACGCGCGTGTGAACTGATAGTTCCACTTCGAGCGGATGATGTGGTTGTTGAAGATATTCGCTCCCGTCTTCAGGTCTTGCAGACGCGTCATTAGATAGGTGTTATCCACGGTGAGACCCTTCACCGGGCGGATGGTGGCCATGATCTGCGCGTAGCTGGAGCCGGCCAGGACAGGCGGGCCCACGGCGGTGTCAAAATTTGTGTCCGTGCCCCACCCCAGTTCTCCGTTGAGCGTCACCTGTTTGAAGTACCCGTTGTCGAAGAAGAAACCGGAATGGCGGTGAGCGTAATCGCGGTTGCCTGCAAGCGTGTTGAAATCCACTGGACGCAGCCGTTCATGGCCCAGATTGGTGAAAACACCGAAGACCGTTTGTCGTTGAAAGTTCCAGCGATAGTTGGCGTTGGCAAAGTATTCCAGCCGAGTGCCTGTGTGATCCCAGTTATTGATGGTGAACAACCCAGGTCCGTGCGACACCAGATGCTTCCCTTCAGGCCGGAATGAATACCTCGCAAAATTGCTGAACCGACGGATGTCCGGGCGGCGGAAGAAGCCCGTTTCCGTTGCAAAATGCGCAGCCGTGTCCTGGTACAGAGAGTTAAATTCCAGCTGGCGGGAGCTGCGTTCGACAAAGGCCCAGTACGCTGGTCCGCCTTGATGCGTGCCATCGTTGAATTTGCTGTGGGAGAACACCGCCTGCGCCTGCGCGGTCCACTTGGAATTCAACTTGATCTTGGTATCGATTCCCGCGACACGGTTTGACCCTACGGTGCAGGGAGTATCGAGACAGAGCGTGAGCGGCACCGTCCCTTGTTCGCGGTCGGTGTAGATGAATCCGAGGGTCGATTCCTTCCCGATATCGCGATTCACGCGCAGTACCGTGTAATAGGCCCTCTGGCCGCTCAGCGGATCGTTGGGAGGAACACTTCCGCCCGGAGACTTGTCATCGGCAAACAGCGCGCCCAGCGCCCATGGCCCCAGTTTTCCGGTGAGCCGTACGCCGTATTCGGGATCGGCGATGCGCCGTGTGAAGAGCAACGGTATCGGAGTGTCGAAGAAGCTGCCGTTCTCCAGAAAAAATGGGCGTTTCTCCGGAAAGAATACTTCGAAGCGCTGGTTCACCGTAACCTGCGGTTCGTCGGACTCAACCTGCGCAAAGTCCGGGTTGATCGTGGCATCGAGTACGAAAGCGTCCTTGATCACAACTTTCGAATCTAGACCCAGGCGTGGCTCAATGTGCTTGCCGTGGAAATGCGGATTCTGGGGGTCGCGGTCATCCAGATCGCGAAAGGTGCGGACGGATGCATAGGGAATGAACTGCATGTTCCGGCCGGGCGAAATCTTCTCCAGCCCGTCCATAACCGTTTCCTGGCTCAAGAAGCCCTGGGCATTGCTGGTAATGTGCGGATAAAACGAGTATTCGTTATTGCGCCTGATGTCGCGCTCGAAGAACAACCCCCAATTTTGTGTAGCGCTCGCAGGAAAACGCAGCGACTTGAAGGGTATCTCAAACCAGATCAGATACCCTTGCGCGGTGAGTTTGGCATCCGAGTTCCACAACATGTCGAAGGAAAGATCCGGCTCCTGATCGCTCCAGATGCCATCCTGCTGCACACCTTCTGGATTGACGAAGAAAAACACAGCATGTTTTTTATCGTGGAAGGTATCCAGAACAATTCCGAATTGATCGTCCTCGTTAATCAGCTCGCGGCGTGCCCTGCGGGCACGAATTTTGCTGGGCTCCGAGTCGAAGCACACACAGACTATGTAGAGGTTGCGGTCGGTATACCCGAGATACACTTCCGTCTTCTGCGAGACCGGGGCACCATCTTTGGGATCTCTCTGAACGAAGCCTTCGACTTTCAGCATCTTCCCGGCAAATGCGGGAGAAGGCTGCATGTTCAGAAAATCGGCCAGCACAGGACCATGCTCCAGTTTGGGAATGTGCAGGTTGGCAAACGCCTCGGGATGCCCCGCTACAGCGTGATCGTCACGCGCCACCAGGGGTGTGGCCAACATCAGCAGCCAAAGGAGTGCGGGCAGGCGACTTGTCATCGAGAACACAACGCGAGAAAACCTTTCCATTTATACGGGTGCTCCGCCTGCCCAGTTTCAGAAATCATCGGCAATATTGCGCAATGACGGGGACAACCATCGTGGGACTCAGGACACGAACAAACGTTAGCGCTCCGTGGGCGCTTTCGTATCCATAACCGACTAGCGAGCGGCGACGAGGCGGGCAATGCCCAGGTGGTCCAGGGCTCGATCGACCACGGTCTGGAGTTCGCGAGCGTATTTCACTTCCCTGCCCTTAGCGAGCGTGACACGCGCTTCTTCGGGGGCAAACCAGGTGGGATTGCGAAAGGGTTCCTCAGGATTGCGTGTGCGCTGCACCTCCATGAGGAAGGCCTTGACGGCGTACTCCTGCACGCCTCCGTTCTGCCAGAAGACGCCTTTCGAGTAGGTGTAAATGTGGAAGTGTCGCGGCTCGATGATTCCTGTAGCGCCCGCTTCTTCCATGGCCTCGCGTTCTGCGGCCTGGCTGTGAGATAGATCGTCTTCAGGCATGCCTTTTGGGAACGTCCACTTGCTGCCACCGTTGGTGTTCACCAAAAGAAACTCAGCGTGTGAGTTGCGCCGGCGATAGCAAACCGCCGCCACCCGCAGCGGCAGTGTGGATCGGGTTGTTCGAGACGCACCCATACCTATCAGTAGACTACCTTGAAGATATTTCACGAAGATGAAATTGCATCGTAAAGTGTGCACTTTGGTACGAGGCCTTTTGCCTCTAGCGGGTGGCACGTGATGAGATTTGGCCACGACTTGCGATCAGGACATGAAAGGTCTCGCCCATCCCCGATGGCGTGATGAGGTGTTTGAGTTGAAGCGCTACTTTGGCGCGCTCCTGGGGTAGCCGGCAGTCTTCAAAGGCATCCGCAAACTGATTCTCTTCGCCCAGACTCATCAGGAATTGCGACTGCGTGCGGAGCGGTTGAACTTCCATTCCCTGGGCGCTGGCGGCCGCGGCGACCGCAGTGAAATTCACGTGGGCAGTGAGATCCTGATCGCCGGGAGATTGATACGGATCGCCGGTGGCGGAATGACGTCGATAGGCCATGAGAGTTCCGCGATGATGTCCAGCGAGTTGCTGGGCGCGGGTATAGCCGTAGTCGATCACCACGACGAAACCTCGCGACATCGAGTCGGCAATAGACTTCGTCCACGACTGCGAGAGACGCGGCACTTCGATACGCTCACCGGGTTCCGGATGCACTCCATAGCAATCGAGGTATTCGAATTCATCCTTCGTTGGCGCGAGCCACATTTCGCGCAGGCGAGTGTTTTCGATGCCCAGGTAAAGCTTGCCTTGCTGGGTCAATATTTCGACGGGAAGGGCGTCGAAAAATTCATTAGCGAAGACAATCATGGGAACATCGTGCGGCGTGGTGCGTTGGACGGATTCTGGCTGGCCTTCCCCAATCGTAACTTTGCCGGCCGCGATGAAGTCTCGCAGGTTTTCGTGCAGTTTCGTCCGTAAACCGGGCGAAGACTCCTGCAATGTGTAGCGAAGAGCTGCAAAGAACTCAGGAAACTTCTTGCGTGACCAGTCCAGCACGTCGCGGGCGAACAGGCCGCGGCCAGGGCCAAGTTCGAGTATTTCAATCTCTGGCGGACGGTCGAGGGTACGCCACATTTTTTCGAATTGACGGGTCAGCAGCCGCGCGAAGACTGCATGCACGTCGCTTGACGTGTAGAAGTCTCCCGCTTTACCGAACTGCTCTGCATTGCGGGAGTAGTATCCGGCGACAGGATCGTACAAACAGATTTGCATGTAGCGAGAGAACGGGATCGGGCCGCGCGCGCGGATTTCCTGTTCGATCTGTTCGCGGAGTGACATCGCCGGGCCTCGCTGGAATTCTAGTGGAAAGACGCGGCTTGCCGCGTCTCCAGGTCAGCCCGAGATATGTGATGGAAGCGTGTGTATCCGAGTACCGGACCGCACAGATTACGCAGCCGCCCGGAGTGCACCCCGGTTGCCATGAAAGATGCGCTTGATGGGAGGCAGTGCCAGGTAAAAGATGCTGACCGCGTTGATCGCCGCAAAGACAAGCGGCAGGCCGTGGGAAGCGATCAGGACCGGCAACAACGCCATGAGACCGATCGCCGAGAACAGGAGCGTCAGCAGGCGGCCCCAGTTTTCCATTTTGAGGAGTCCGAATCCGGCGATCACGTGGAGAAGGGCGAACACAATGATGCCAAGTCCGGCCATACGTCCGAGACTGTGGAGCATGCGTTCGAGCGCATTGCCTTCGGCGGCCAACGATGCCAGTTTCGCGGCCAGGCTGGTAAACAGCAGTAGGCTCAATCCAAACAACACTCCCAACACACCGCGCAGTATCTGATAAATGCCGATCAAGGTGACGCCAAGTGGGCGCATGGCTTCCTCCGGGGAAATCGGCACGAATATATCACAGGGAAGGCCTGGTGTAGTGCCCCACCTACGCGGCTTTCGCGGGGCTATCCGGTTGTTTGCTGGCCTTATTCGTAGCGCAGCGCTTCAATAGGATCGAGGCGGGAGGCCTTGATCGCAGGCAGCATGCCACTGATGACACCGACAAATCCCAGGATCAGCGTTGAGGCAATCAGGGTGGTGGAATCAATGGTCAGATGGATGTCGCCTTCGCTGGCGTTTTCCATGAAGGCGCTCCAGAGCGTGAGTGAACCCACCGACCACGAAACGATATAAGCCAGCACAACGCCAGCAAGTCCGCCGAGCAGTGTGATCACCAGTGCTTCCGCCAGGAACTGGAAAAGAATATGCCAGCTTCGTGCTCCGAGGGCTTTTTCGACGCCGATCTCGCGGGTACGCTGGGTCACGGAAACCAGCATGATGTTCATCAGGCCAACGCCTCCGATGCCGAGGGTCAGAAGGCCGATGAAGCCGAGCAATATTTTGATTCCGGTCGTGATGATGCGCAAGTCAAGCAGGTCCGCGATCACGTCGAACACAAATATCGCGCGCTTGTCCTTCGGGTCGAACTCGTGATGAAAAGCCATCGACTGCCGGATCGCGGTGGCCACTTTTTCATGATCGCCTTCGTACTCCATCACAACCGCGTTCAGGTAATAGGTGTTCTTGATGTCACTCATGGCGCTGAACGGGATGTAAATCTTATTGTTCATGTCATCGTCACCATTCTGAACCGCGTGCTTCAGAATGCCGATGACTTCATAGGAGATTCCGTCGACACGCACCTTTTCGCCTAATGCGTTCTGGCCGGAGAAGAGCTTCCTCTTTACGTCGGAGCCGAGCACCGCAACCCGCGTATGCGTGTTTTCGTCCAGTTCAGTAAAAAACGTGCCAAACTCCACGTCCATTTTGCGCATGCGCGAATAGTAGGGATACACACCGCTCACGCTGTAACTGCCGCTACGGGTCCCGTAGCCCGCCGTGCTCTGCTTGGACGTTTCTGGAGAGAGCCGTTTGATCAACGGCACTTCGGCTTGCAGATAGTCGAGGTCGTTGACGGTCAGTTTCACTTCGGCCCCAGCCTTGGTGCCTCCGGCCTGCAGTGAAGTGCGTCCCGGGAAAATGAAAATCAGGTTTGTCCCAAACGAGCGGAACGCGACCCACAACCCGCGCTCGAACCCGGCTCCATAGGCGAGGAGCAGCACCACGGTCGCAATCCCCCACGCCATGCCGAGCATCGTAAGAACGCTGCGGCGGCGATTGTACTTGAGCGCGTTGTAGGCCTGATGTCCGAGTTCGAGGACCATAATTACTCCTGGCGCAGCGCTTCTACAGGCTGCAACAATGCCGCCTGGCGCGCTGGATAAAGTCCTGCCGCAATGCCCGCAACCGCTAACGAGAGAATGGCGACCACTGCGGACGCTGGTACGATGCGCGGCGTATCAAATCCTTCGGGCGCCGGCAACATCGCGAGGAGTGAAACAAAGCCGCCGACTACGAGCAGTCCTATACCGCCGCTTAACGCGGTCAGGAATGCTCCCTCGACGAAGAACTGGGTCAGGATCGCGCGGTGGGTTGCGCCGAGAGCTTTGCGCAAGCCAATTTCACGGGTGCGTTCGGTGACCGATACCAGCATGATGTTGATGATGCCGATTCCGCCGAGGCCGAGTGTCACGACGCCGACCACTCCCAGAAACCAGTCCATGGCATCGAATATCTTGCCGACTTTCTGGTTGTTTTCGATTGTGTCCCAGTCGCCAAAGGAGTCTTCCAGCTTGGGATCGAACCCGTGGCGTCGAGCGATGATGTCGTGCAGTTCGTTCCGGGCCTGGAGATGTTGCGCGGGCGTGGTTGGACGATAGTTCAGAAATGAGATTGCATCTTCGGAGTTCTGTTCCTTCAGCGGAAACAGGCCGCGCATGGTTTCGATCGGGATAAAGATGCGGGCATTCGTCCCGTTATTGCCGTCCTGACCGACTTTGGCGACCACGCCAATAATTTCAAAACGCGAGCCGTTCAGCAGGACGGTTGAACCCACCGCCTCATTGCCCCCTGGGAAAATGTTTTTCAGCAATTCCCAGCCGACTACCGCGACCCGTCGTCCTTCGGTGTTGTCTTCCTCGTTGAACCAGCGCCCCGTGCCGACGGGGACATTGCGAATCTGGTTATATTCGGGGGCGATTCCAAAGATCTGCCCATTGGTGGTACCGAAGTCGCTGACAGCCCGGATATCCTCGCGGTTCAAAACTGGAGAAATATTCTTTAAGGAGTGGGCATCGCGCCGTATCGCCAGATAATCCTGATAGGTGAAGTGGTAACTGCGTCCAGAAAGCGAATTGCCCGCGACCGCCGGGATGCGTCCCGGGAACATGAACATGATGTCCTGTCCGAGAGTGGCGAGCTGGCGAGTCTGTCCGCTACGGAAGCCCTCACCCAGACCGACCAAAAGCAACAGGGAACCAACCCCCCAGGCGATTCCGAACATGGTCAGAAACGAGCGCATCTTGTGTGCCCACAAGGTGGCCAACGACTGGCGGACGATCTCAATGAGCATTCGCATAGGCTTGTTTCCGCTGGGGCAAGTCGAGGAAAGGGCATCCACCACCCCGCCCTCTGATTGATACGGCGGGACGAGACGCACGGTTCCCACAAAAAGCGCCAGTTCCTAACTTAGACTCCAGCAACGGGTTGGACGTTAGCAGCGCACCGATGGACGGCTGGGTCCGTCGCAATATTCACAGCATTTCGCTCACCGCTAACCCGCGGGCACGTCTAAGCATGCGCTATCTCCATGCAGATCTAGAATCTGGAATCCCGATCGAATACCAACATCTGCATTACCGGGGTAGCCCCAGGAGGCTCTCGCCCATGATTCGCTTCGCCCTACGAGGAATGATTTTCAGCGTGATGTTAGCGACGTTGTGCGGACTCAGCTCCGCACAGTCTTTCGTGTTGGACCTGCCGCGGCCCAGCCAAGGCGCAAAGATCACGCAACGGGTCGGCATCACCGACGTCACGATTTCTTATCACCGTCCGCTGGTCAACAATCGCAAAGTCTGGGACGGCCTGGTTCCCTACGGGAAAGTCTGGCGTGCTGGGGCCAACGAAAATACCACGATCACATTCAGCGATCCGGTCATGATCGAGGGCAAGCCGCTCGACAAAGGGACTTACGGCCTGCACATGATCCCCACCGCCGACGATTGGACGATTATCTTTTCGAAGAATTCGACTTCCTGGGGCGCCTTCACCTATGACCAGGCCGAGGATGCGCTGCGCGTCAACGTCAAGCCGCAAGCGGCCGAAATGCACAATGCATTGACCTACGATTTCGACCAGTTGACTGCTAGTTCCGCGGTGGCCGTCCTGGAGTGGGAGAAGGTCGCGGTTCCGTTCAAAATCAGCGTCGACGTTCATGAAGTGGTGCAGGCAAGCCTAAAGAAACAACTCCGTAACCTGTCGCAGTACACCTGGATCAGCGGCGACGACGCGGCGAATTATCTGCTCGCGGAGAAAGTTGCGCTCGACGATGCCCTCAAGTATGTCGACGCGTCGATTACGAACGAAGAACGCTACGACAACGAGATGACCAGATCGAACGTGCTCGCGGCACTCAACCGCAAGGATGAAGCAGCTGCAGCAGAAAAGAAAGCTCTGGCATTGGCAAACCCCTTGCAAATGCACACCTATGCCCGCAACCTGCAAGGACAAAAGCGCGCGGACGACGCGTATGCAATATTCCGCGACAACGCCAAGAAGCACCCCGAGATGTGGTTCACTCATGCCGGGATGGCTCGCGTGTTGTCAGGCCAAGGAAAATTCGATGACGCGGCGAAGGAAATGAAGATCGCGCTGGAAAAAGCGCCTGACAATCAGAAAACTTACGTTGACGGACTGGTGAAGAAACTGGAATCGAAGCAGGACATCAATCAATAGCATCTGATGATGCGGGGCTGCCGACTCGCGCAGCCCTTGCATTTTCCTGTGCCCGCGTGTCATCAATAATCCAGGAGATCAAGCATGAAGCAAATTGCCCTGTTCGCAGTTCTGGCCATGTCATTTTTCGCCCAGGCTCAGAATCCAAAAGCATCCACGCTCAAAACCGTTCTACTGGAGCAACTACGAACCACGCACAACG
Coding sequences:
- a CDS encoding carbohydrate binding family 9 domain-containing protein; protein product: MERFSRVVFSMTSRLPALLWLLMLATPLVARDDHAVAGHPEAFANLHIPKLEHGPVLADFLNMQPSPAFAGKMLKVEGFVQRDPKDGAPVSQKTEVYLGYTDRNLYIVCVCFDSEPSKIRARRARRELINEDDQFGIVLDTFHDKKHAVFFFVNPEGVQQDGIWSDQEPDLSFDMLWNSDAKLTAQGYLIWFEIPFKSLRFPASATQNWGLFFERDIRRNNEYSFYPHITSNAQGFLSQETVMDGLEKISPGRNMQFIPYASVRTFRDLDDRDPQNPHFHGKHIEPRLGLDSKVVIKDAFVLDATINPDFAQVESDEPQVTVNQRFEVFFPEKRPFFLENGSFFDTPIPLLFTRRIADPEYGVRLTGKLGPWALGALFADDKSPGGSVPPNDPLSGQRAYYTVLRVNRDIGKESTLGFIYTDREQGTVPLTLCLDTPCTVGSNRVAGIDTKIKLNSKWTAQAQAVFSHSKFNDGTHQGGPAYWAFVERSSRQLEFNSLYQDTAAHFATETGFFRRPDIRRFSNFARYSFRPEGKHLVSHGPGLFTINNWDHTGTRLEYFANANYRWNFQRQTVFGVFTNLGHERLRPVDFNTLAGNRDYAHRHSGFFFDNGYFKQVTLNGELGWGTDTNFDTAVGPPVLAGSSYAQIMATIRPVKGLTVDNTYLMTRLQDLKTGANIFNNHIIRSKWNYQFTRAFSLRVIGQYTATLSNPALTSLQNTKNLNADVLFTYLPHPGTAVYVGYNSNLQNLDRSLSVDPNGNLLHTRDSFINDGRQFFVKVSYLFRY
- a CDS encoding ABC transporter permease, which translates into the protein MVLELGHQAYNALKYNRRRSVLTMLGMAWGIATVVLLLAYGAGFERGLWVAFRSFGTNLIFIFPGRTSLQAGGTKAGAEVKLTVNDLDYLQAEVPLIKRLSPETSKQSTAGYGTRSGSYSVSGVYPYYSRMRKMDVEFGTFFTELDENTHTRVAVLGSDVKRKLFSGQNALGEKVRVDGISYEVIGILKHAVQNGDDDMNNKIYIPFSAMSDIKNTYYLNAVVMEYEGDHEKVATAIRQSMAFHHEFDPKDKRAIFVFDVIADLLDLRIITTGIKILLGFIGLLTLGIGGVGLMNIMLVSVTQRTREIGVEKALGARSWHILFQFLAEALVITLLGGLAGVVLAYIVSWSVGSLTLWSAFMENASEGDIHLTIDSTTLIASTLILGFVGVISGMLPAIKASRLDPIEALRYE
- a CDS encoding ABC transporter permease translates to MRMLIEIVRQSLATLWAHKMRSFLTMFGIAWGVGSLLLLVGLGEGFRSGQTRQLATLGQDIMFMFPGRIPAVAGNSLSGRSYHFTYQDYLAIRRDAHSLKNISPVLNREDIRAVSDFGTTNGQIFGIAPEYNQIRNVPVGTGRWFNEEDNTEGRRVAVVGWELLKNIFPGGNEAVGSTVLLNGSRFEIIGVVAKVGQDGNNGTNARIFIPIETMRGLFPLKEQNSEDAISFLNYRPTTPAQHLQARNELHDIIARRHGFDPKLEDSFGDWDTIENNQKVGKIFDAMDWFLGVVGVVTLGLGGIGIINIMLVSVTERTREIGLRKALGATHRAILTQFFVEGAFLTALSGGIGLLVVGGFVSLLAMLPAPEGFDTPRIVPASAVVAILSLAVAGIAAGLYPARQAALLQPVEALRQE
- a CDS encoding NUDIX domain-containing protein encodes the protein MGASRTTRSTLPLRVAAVCYRRRNSHAEFLLVNTNGGSKWTFPKGMPEDDLSHSQAAEREAMEEAGATGIIEPRHFHIYTYSKGVFWQNGGVQEYAVKAFLMEVQRTRNPEEPFRNPTWFAPEEARVTLAKGREVKYARELQTVVDRALDHLGIARLVAAR
- a CDS encoding DUF2911 domain-containing protein produces the protein MLATLCGLSSAQSFVLDLPRPSQGAKITQRVGITDVTISYHRPLVNNRKVWDGLVPYGKVWRAGANENTTITFSDPVMIEGKPLDKGTYGLHMIPTADDWTIIFSKNSTSWGAFTYDQAEDALRVNVKPQAAEMHNALTYDFDQLTASSAVAVLEWEKVAVPFKISVDVHEVVQASLKKQLRNLSQYTWISGDDAANYLLAEKVALDDALKYVDASITNEERYDNEMTRSNVLAALNRKDEAAAAEKKALALANPLQMHTYARNLQGQKRADDAYAIFRDNAKKHPEMWFTHAGMARVLSGQGKFDDAAKEMKIALEKAPDNQKTYVDGLVKKLESKQDINQ
- a CDS encoding site-2 protease family protein; translation: MPNRQGSIRIFSYSGINVFLHWSWFVVAFYEINARGRSYSSVSWNVLEYLALFLIVTMHEFGHALACRQVGGAANQIVLWPLGGVAYVDPPPRPGATLWSIAAGPLVNVVLVPTLSILGWLGRSSGWSQANPNAHMLLRNIWWINLVLLIFNMLPVYPLDGGQILRSLLWFVLGRARSLMVAAIFGFVGVIGMVALAFWMQSVWTGVVAVFVLMNCWGGLLQARALSRLAKIPRRNGFACPWCKSEPPLGEFWKCAKCGASFDTFQTHGVCPQCSTQFPMTHCLDCRRAFPISEWMVSSIAPAKL
- a CDS encoding SAM-dependent methyltransferase → MSLREQIEQEIRARGPIPFSRYMQICLYDPVAGYYSRNAEQFGKAGDFYTSSDVHAVFARLLTRQFEKMWRTLDRPPEIEILELGPGRGLFARDVLDWSRKKFPEFFAALRYTLQESSPGLRTKLHENLRDFIAAGKVTIGEGQPESVQRTTPHDVPMIVFANEFFDALPVEILTQQGKLYLGIENTRLREMWLAPTKDEFEYLDCYGVHPEPGERIEVPRLSQSWTKSIADSMSRGFVVVIDYGYTRAQQLAGHHRGTLMAYRRHSATGDPYQSPGDQDLTAHVNFTAVAAAASAQGMEVQPLRTQSQFLMSLGEENQFADAFEDCRLPQERAKVALQLKHLITPSGMGETFHVLIASRGQISSRATR